AGATTTTGTTGATAGTACTTATAAAGTAACTGAAAATTTTCCAAGTAATGAAAACTTTAGTCTTACATCTCAATTTAGAAGAGCTTCAATATCTATTGCTTTAAATATAGCTGAAGGTTCAGGAGATACTAATGCACAATTTAATAGATTTTTAAATATTGCTAATGGCTCAATTAAAGAATGTGTTGTGTGTTCATCTATTGCTAAACGTCTAAATTATATTAGTAATGAAATAGACTATAATAATAGACTACATTTAGAAGAGTTATCAAAAATGACAGCAAGTTTAAAGAAATACTTAATGTCAAACAATAAAAACACTAACAACCAAAGACTATCAACTAATGACTAAAAATAAAAACAAACAAGTAGATAAAGAATTTAAACTTTCTTCTTGGGCAATAAATAATAAAACTACTATTTATGTCCTGATGTTTTTGATTCTTTATTTAGGAATTTCGGCATATTTTACAATGCCAAGAGAGAATTTTCCGGAGATAAACGAAACTAAAATTTATATCAGTTCTGTATATCCAGGAAACACTGCAGAAGATATAGAAAAACTAATTACAAACCCTTTAGAAGATAAATTAAAGTCGGTAAGTAACGTGGTTGAAATTACCTCTACATCTCAAGAAGATTACTCAATTATTACTGTTGAGTTTGATGAAAAAATTGATGTTGACAAAGCAAAACAGAAGGTAAAAGACGAAATAGATCAGGAAACTGCTGGTG
The DNA window shown above is from Polaribacter sp. Hel_I_88 and carries:
- a CDS encoding four helix bundle protein; amino-acid sequence: MKEIKFKFEDLKLYQKALDFVDSTYKVTENFPSNENFSLTSQFRRASISIALNIAEGSGDTNAQFNRFLNIANGSIKECVVCSSIAKRLNYISNEIDYNNRLHLEELSKMTASLKKYLMSNNKNTNNQRLSTND